A genome region from Musa acuminata AAA Group cultivar baxijiao chromosome BXJ3-5, Cavendish_Baxijiao_AAA, whole genome shotgun sequence includes the following:
- the LOC135638259 gene encoding trans-resveratrol di-O-methyltransferase-like produces the protein MESFLEEFGAKELWQANDRIFKHALSYIRSMCLKCAIELGIADIIHSHGKPITLSQLETELRIPPARSACFRRLMRLLVHLEYFSRISESENEKTLFGLTAMSALIMKEKVEGLSPLFLFMMDQALLSPWQSVGRWLKGDEARTPFGVAHGKNIFDVTKQNPEFNSLLQAGMASDARLVVQVLTRECGDVFQGLRSLVDVGGGTGTMAMAIAEAYPQLKCTVFDLPHVVAPLVGNSKVEVVGGDMFESIPPADAVLLKWVLHDWSDVECVRILQRCREAIPSKEEGGKVVIVEMVLNVIDSPPELAETQLLFDLYMMANTSGKQRSEAEWGKLFKSAGFSDYIIKPLLDLRSVIEVYH, from the exons ATGGAGTCGTTCCTTGAAGAGTTTGGAGCGAAGGAGTTATGGCAGGCGAACGACCGTATATTTAAGCACGCGCTGAGCTATATCAGATCCATGTGTCTCAAATGTGCTATAGAGCTGGGCATAGCAGACATCATCCACAGCCATGGCAAACCCATCACTCTCTCCCAGCTGGAGACTGAGCTACGAATTCCCCCAGCAAGAAGCGCCTGCTTCCGGCGGCTCATGCGCCTGCTGGTCCACTTGGAATACTTTTCTCGGATCTCGGAATCCGAGAACGAGAAGACTTTGTTCGGCCTCACTGCAATGTCTGCCCTCATCATGAAGGAGAAGGTGGAGGGTCTTTCCCCGTTGTTTCTCTTTATGATGGACCAAGCATTGCTGTCCCCCTGGCAAAGTGTTGGCAGATGGCTTAAGGGGGACGAAGCCCGCACCCCTTTTGGGGTCGCACATGGAAAAAATATATTTGACGTCACCAAACAAAACCCAGAGTTCAACAGCTTGTTGCAAGCGGGAATGGCCAGCGACGCTCGGCTCGTGGTGCAAGTACTTACAAGGGAGTGCGGCGACGTCTTCCAGGGTCTGCGGTCGTTGGTGGACGTCGGAGGGGGGACGGGAACGATGGCCATGGCGATCGCCGAGGCCTATCCACAGCTCAAATGCACTGTGTTCGACCTCCCCCACGTGGTGGCTCCATTGGTAGGGAACAGCAAGGTGGAGGTGGTCGGAGGTGACATGTTCGAGAGCATACCTCCAGCGGACGCGGTGCTGCTCAAG TGGGTGTTACATGACTGGAGCGATGTGGAATGTGTGAGGATTCTGCAGAGATGCAGGGAGGCAATTCCTTCAAAAGAGGAGGGAGGCAAAGTAGTCATCGTTGAGATGGTTCTCAATGTCATTGACTCTCCTCCTGAACTAGCAGAAACGCAGCTTCTCTTTGACTTGTACATGATGGCTAACACTTCGGGCAAGCAAAGGAGTGAGGCCGAGTGGGGTAAACTCTTCAAAAGTGCAGGCTTTTCGGACTATATCATAAAACCCTTGCTGGACTTACGTTCCGTCATTGAAGTCTACCATTGA